A window of Nomascus leucogenys isolate Asia chromosome 19, Asia_NLE_v1, whole genome shotgun sequence genomic DNA:
GCACCCCTTGTTCTTTGTCTTCGAATATCTGCTGATGGTGGTACCAGAAGCCCCAGAGGCAAGTTGGCCCCTGTGATTAGTAACACAGCCCAGGAGGGAATGACTCATGCCCTTCCCACTTCCAGTCACCAGATGCTGCTAGATTCTAGATTCTGATAAGCTACCAGATCCCTTCTGGGGTCTGTGGGAGAGATTTCTCATTAAGTGTGCCTTCTCAGTGGTGTCTGATATGTTTCAACATTGAGCCCAGCGTTGGGCCCAGGTAATGCTCTGTTTCTGGGAAATTTCTTGCTGCCGAGCCTAGAATCTCTCTGGGGATTCAGAGTCAAGGTCTAAAGTTAAACAGCCCTGCTGAGATTCCCAGTTtggagctgtgtgactttggcaagTTAAATGACCTCCTTGTTTATCTAATGGAGAAATGAGTGGTTTCCGACCAGCAGGGCTGAAGTGAAGATGAAAGGCACAGAATATTTTGTAGTTAATAGACGGTTTCTGAGAGGAGAAGGGAGCTTTTCTACATACTTTCTTTGAGGGCAATGATGCATGCAGCCACTGTGAGTCTGTGGGGATCTCCCACAGCCCTATCCAGACCCAGGCCCAAGCTCAAGAGCCACCACAAGTTGTGTGTGCCGAAGGGGACCCAGTGGGATATCGAGGCTGTTGAGAGATGGTACATCAAGGCACCTGGCACATGACAAGCACCTGATGCTGAAAAGTGTCTGTGATGACTGGCGTCATGGGAATGAAGCAGCTTAGTGCCTGGACAGGCCCCTTTTCCTCCTCCAGGGGTCCCCTAGGATGGCTCTAGGAGGATAGAGGCCCTCAGAAGGGCTCTCACTGGGCTCCTGGGCCTGAGGGGTGTGCAGTGTGTACAGGACTCCCTGAAAGGTCTCCCTGGGATGGAGGGCTTCTTGGGGGGGCCTGTGGTTCTTCTCCAGCATGAGTCACAAACCACATCCTCCACAGTCAGCCGGATCCAAACCGATTTGACCGAGATCGGCTCTTCAATGCGGTCTCCCGGGGTGTCCCTGAGGATCTGGCTGGACTTCCAGAGTACCTGAGCAAGACCAGCAAGTACCTCACTGACTCGGAATACACAGGTAGACCCTGCCCTGTGGATCCAAGGCTAGGCATCCTGTGAGCCGATAGTTAGATGTGCTGGGTGGGCTTGATCCCTGGTCAGGAGCTGAGAAGTGAGTGTTCTCAGCAGCCCTCCCACTGGAATGATTGCTGGGGGGGCCCTGTGGACAGAGCTAATCAAGGATGGCCTCCTGTTGGTCTTGGCTGTGCCTCCCACTTCCACCCACCCCTCAGGCCTCCTGGCTACCTCTGTCACCCGTAGCCCATTGCAGTGGCTGAATGGAAACccaaagcaatctttttttttttattaaataacagTGTTGTtgagatataatatataatgcacATACGATATACTTAACCCATCTCAAAGCGCTATTTGCCCAAAATCTAAATATCTGTATTGTTTGGGCTGATCAGAAAAATAAGATGAGTACTCTAGAAGATTCAAACAGTAAGGAAACATATAGAGCCAAGGGTAAACACAGTCTCTCATCCTGGGCCCCTATTAATGGTTTGAGAATGCATCTGTTcagactttctttcttcttttttatttttggagagatgcggttttactgtgttgcccaggctggcctcaaactcctgggctccagtgatccttccaccttggccccccaaagtgctgggattataggtgtgaaccactgcacagGGCCTATCCAGACTTTCTTAATACATCAGTATGTATTTACATAaatggggtcttttttttttttgagacggagtctcgctctgtcacccaagctggagtgcagtggcaccatcttggctcactgcaagctccgcctcccgggttcacgccattctcctgcctcagcctcctgagtagctgggactacaggcgcctgccaccacgcccggctatttttttgtatttttagtagagacggggtttcaccgtgttatccgggatggtctcgatctcctgacctcgtgatccgcccgcctcggcctcccaaagtgctgggattacaggcgtgagccaccgcgcccggccaatgggGTCTTGACATATATACTAATTTGTAATGTGCTTTTCCTCCACTTAATACGTCTTGTAGCACCTTCCATTTCAGTACTTGTCTAACTTAGTTACTTTGACAACTGCAGAGTGAGTTTTCCATTGTGTCCTTTATCATCATTTAGTTAACCAATTCCTTACTTATCGATGGCCATTTAGGTTGTTCGTAGTTTTTGGCTTCAACtagctgtgtgccaggccctctgTGTGCTATCCACTTTTTTTATATTATTCCCTTTttattggagatggagtcttgctctgttgcccagcctggagtacagtggtgcgatctcagctcactgcaaaactccacctcccgggctcacgccattctcctgcctcagcctcagcctcccgagcagctgggattataggcgccagccaccaaggtcggctaattttttgtatttttttagtagagacagggtttcaccatgttagccaggatggtttcaatctcctgacttcgtaatctgccagccttggcctccccaaagtgctgggattacaggcgtgagccaccgcacctggcctttttttttttttttttccgagacagagtcttgctctgtcacccaggctggagtacagtggcgtgatctcagctactgcaacatctgcctcccgggttcaagcaattcctctgcctcagcctcccgagtagctgggattataggcgcccaccactgcgcctggctaatttttgtatttttagaagagacgggatttcaccatgttggtcaggctggtctggaactccacctcgtgatctgcccacctcagcctcccaaagtgttgggattacaggcgtgagccaccacgcctgggcttATATTATTCCTTATGAACCTTACAATAACCCTGgaacattcccattttacagtaaCGAAAACTGAGATTAAGAGAGGCCACGTGACTTGccagaggagacagagacatTAAGTGGTGGAGTCATGTACAAATACTGCTCTGAATATTCTCGTGTAGACAGCATTTCATGAATGATGACTTATGTCTTAGAAATTTAgtttctaggccgggcacggtggctcatgcctgtaatcccagcactttgggaggccgaggtgggcggatcacaaggtcaggagattgagaccatcctggctaacacggtgaaaccccgtctctactaaaaatacaaaaaattagccgggcgaggtggtgggcgcctgtagtcccagctacgcgggaggctgaggcaggagaatggcatgaaccccggggggcggagcctgcaatgagccgagatcgtgccattgcactccagtctgggtgaaagagcaagactccgtctcaaaaaaaaaaaagaaatttagtttctaagctgggcgcagtggctcacgcctgtaatcccagcactttgggaggccgaggtgggcagatcacgaggtgaggagatcgaggccatcctggctaacacggtaaaacccatctctgccaaaaacaaaaaacaaaacaacaacaaaaaattagccgggtgtggtggtgtgcgcctgtggtcccagctgctggggaggctgaggcaggagaatggcgtgaacccgggaagcggagcttgcagtgagccaagattgcgccactgaactccagcctgggtgacagagcaagactctgtctcaaaaaaaaaaaaaaaaaaaaaaaaaagaaaagaaaaagaaatttagtttCTAGGGCAGAAATTGTAGTCATGCCTGTTGGTATTTCTTATCTGTTACTTGGAGCCTTAATACCCTATAACATGGTTGTGCTCCCACCAGTTGTGTGTAGCATCTCTTTTAATCCTCCCAAGGGGTACTTTGAGCTGGGCTTGCTGTAAGAGCTATCGGGCAGCCCAGCCGCTCCAGGTCTCAGCACCACTgtgccccttcccctcccttcttcccacaGAGGGCTCCACAGGTAAGACGTGCCTGATGAAGGCTGTGCTGAATCTTAAGGATGGGGTCAACGCCTGCATTCTGCCACTGCTGCAGATCGACCGGGACTCTGGCAATCCTCAGCCCCTGGTAAATGCCCAGTGTACAGATGACTATTACCGAGGCCACAGCGCTCTGCACATCGCCATTGAGAAGAGGAGTCTGCAGTGTGTGAAGCTCCTGGTGGAGAATGGGGCCAATGTCCATGCCCGGGCCTGCGGCCGCTTCTTCCAGAAGGGCCAAGGGACTTGCTTTTATTTCGGTGAGTGAGCCTTTCTTGGataaactgaggcaaagagagggTAAGGCCTTGTTCAAGGTCACCTGGTTAGTGTATGACAGAGCTGGCAGTTAAACCTAGGTTTTTCTGACCCTGACGTCCTGCTTCTAACCACTAGGCTGCCTGCAAAAGCAGTTTGTCTTTTGTCCAggccagcctcaaactcctgggctctaacaatcctcctgcctcagcttctcgagctGGTGCtaaaagtgtgtgccaccacatccagcactAATTTGTCATAAGAGATGTTTCATCCTCGTCTGGCCAGAAGATGGGCATGCACCCAGACCCAGACCCAGACCCAGACCCAGACCCAGGGAAAGGAGTAGGGGCTGCTAGCACTGGCATGTGACTTGACCAGGCAGAGCCTGAATAAAGAGGCAGCCTGCCTGGGCTCTGGCAAAGGAGACAGCAAAAGGCAGCAGGTTGGCTGGCCCCTGTTCTGCTCCCTTCAGTGGTAAAGAAGCCTGACCTGTTTCAAGGAGGGCTGGCCTTTTGTCCAAGGAGCACGAGGAGTAGGCAGATGGAAAGCAGGAGGCCTGGGGCCCAAGCTGCTCTCTTGGCCTGCAGGTGAGCTACCCCTCTCTTTGGCCGCTTGCACCAAGCAGTGGGATGTGGTAAGCTACCTCCTGGAGAACCCACACCAGCCCGCCAGCCTGCAGGCCACTGACTCCCAGGGCAACACAGTCCTGCATGCCCTAGTGATGATCTCGGACAACTCAGCTGAGAACGTCGCACTGGTGACCAGCATGTATGATGGGCTCCTCCAAGCTGGGGCCCGCCTCTGCCCTACCGTGCAGCTTGAGGACATCCGCAACCTGCAGGATCTCACGCCTCTGAAGCTGGCCGCCAAGGAGGGCAAGATCGAGGTGAGCGGCTGTCCCCTTCCCACTTCCCCTCTCCAGGAAGCAGTAGGTCTCACCCCaaaatttctgcagaaagaacCCAGGGGGTGGTGAAGAGCAGTGGCTTCTCTGCTTTTCAATGGAACACTCCTGTTAGTAAGAAAATTTTCAGTATGTACCTctaatatatgtgtgtttatttataaattgtatatGAACTACtgaatatattacattataaaacattgagattttttttttttttgagatggtgtttcgctcttgttgcccaggctggagtgcaatggtgcaacctcggctcactgcaacctccgcttcccaggttcaagcgattctcctgcctcagcctcccaagtagctgggattacaggcatgagccaccacacccagctaattttttttttttgttttttttttttttgagacagactctcactctgtagcccaggctggagtgcagtgacagatcttggctcactgcaacctccacctcccaggttcaagcaattctcctgcctcagccccctgagtagctgggattacaggcacccaccaccatgcctggctaattttttttgtattttcagtaaagaggggtttcaccatgttggtcaggctggtcttgaactcctcacctcgtgatccacccgcttcggcctcccaaagtgctgggattacaggcatcagctaccacacccagccaatttttaattttttttttgtatttttagtagagacgggtttcaccatgttggccaggctggtcttgaactcctgacctcaggtgatctgcccacctcggcctcccaaagtgctgggattacaggtgtgagccatggcacccggccaaacattgggaatttttaaaagtcatttgggTTTCTTTATTAAGAGATAgcctttttgtatcttttgtctattttgctATTCTGTTTCTGCATATTTATTGATAACTTTATAATGAATTTAGTATTTTGTCTACTATAGCACTTGTAAAATTTCTCATAGTTCATCAtctgttttctgaattttattttttttttgctatacaggatttaaaattttttataatctgCAAGTGTGACTATCTTTTCCTTTAAGGTTCCTTGGTTTTGCTATTGTCTAATTCCTGCtacaagattatatatataatatatattatatgtacataatatatgttataactattatacattatattatatattataattatatatagtatatatataatcttcatacccatattttcttccaaacttttgcagctgcattttttttttttttttgagatggagttttgctcttgtcacccaggctggagtacaatggcaccatctcagctcactgcaacctccgcctcccgggttcaagcgattctcctgcctcagccgcccgagtagctgggattacaggcatgtgccaccacgcccggctaattttgtatttttagtagagatgggtttctccatgttggtcaggctggtctcaaactcccgacctcaggtaatccacctgccttggcctcccaaagtgctgagattacaggcatgagccaaaatGCCCAGCCTGCAGCTGCATTTTTAATGCCTAGGGCTTTGACTAGCTGGAAGTTATTCTGGTAGGAAGAATAAACATGAGGCAGCCCCCACTTTATTCCAGATAGCTTACCAATGGCCTATTCCAAATAGCTTTTGCCAATAGCTCACCAGGGCTGGCCTCATAAGCTCACAGTGGAGATTTTTGAAAGATTAAGGAAAcgataaacataatttttaaccCTTTTTCGCTGCCCTCCCAAGTTTCTTGGAGTGCTCCCTGGGGTGTGTGAACCTCACTTTCTTGTCTAGAGGCACTGCTGTGTGGCCTATGAAAGCAGTGCCCTGATGTGTTCCTCCTTTCCCATTCCTCACGTGTGAAACCAGACTGCTTTCTAGGGACCACTTTCTAGTCTGTTGAAAATTTTAGATTCTGACCGCAAAACTGCACACACAGATATAGCTAGTAGACTCTGATCTCAGGGGCCTCAAGGACCCCAGGGCTAGGGATCTCTCTGCCATTTGAGGAGTTCAAGGAAGGccacagggcaggggaggggaaggaagagccaGGCTGGCTGGCAGGCTGGGGCAGATGTGgctgggtgcgtgtgtgtgtttaagagtTTAGACACACAAGGATCTGCGTGTACGGTGGTACGTGCACGTGTCAGCTGCAGCTCCGCAGACCAGGGGGAACTGCAGAATCCTGGGTGTTTCCCAGCCCTGGCCCAGGATCAGTGCCGGGAAGGGATAGTGAATGCAAGCTCATATGGCCACCCTGCAGATTTTCAGGCACATCCTGCAGCGGGAGTTTTCGGGACTGAGTCACCTTTCCCGAAAGTTCACCGAGTGGTGCTATGGACCTGTCCGGGTGTCGCTGTATGACCTGGCTTCTGTGGACAGCTGTGAGGAGAACTCGGTGCTGGAGATCATCGCCTTTCATTGCAAGAGCCCGGTGAGCCCACAGGAGCATGGGTGCATGCAGAAGACCCAGCAGAGTTCCCAGCAAGGTCCACAAATTGGGGCTGCCTGCTGGACCATATCTGCCCCATTCCTGTGCCAGTGGGGGTGTGGCTGCATGTCCCAGCAGGCACGACCCTGACCATGGCCACCGGGCCCATACTCAATCCATACTCTAGTCCCATCCAAGACGGGGATCATGCCAAGGGCCTCGTGGCAACCATCCAGGTCCTCTCTGTTAACCAGCATCTCATTTGGAGGGCAAGCCCCTTGGTCACACTGTAGCTGGGAGGGTTGGGGTGAGGTCCTTTGGGTATCCTGGGGTGTGGAAGCCTGCTCCCTGTCCTCTCTCCTCATTTCCTGGGCCCTTGCTTTGATCCGGACATGGAGTGGGCAGCCTGTTTGCACTTGTTGAGTGTACCCAtggctctcccctccccaccccagcaccgACACCGAATGGTCGTTTTGGAGCCCCTGAACAAATTGCTGCAGGCGAAATGGGATCTGCTCATCCCCAGGTTCTTCTTAAACTTCCTGTGTAATCTGATCTACATGTTCATCTTCACCGCTGTTGCCTACAATCAGCCTACCCCGAAGAAGGCAAGGGCGGGAGGTTTGGGGGGCACATCTTGGGGGAGGCCTGCTTGAAACAACCCTGGGGGAAGATGGGGCAGTAATAGTGCTGAGGCATGGGCTGCTGGAGTGACATGCCCAAGCTTATGGGAGCCAGCACCGTAATACTAATGGTGAGACAGTGAAGATTTGCTGAGTGCTCACTGTATGTGTAAAAGGATTCTAGGTGATGGACATGTGTTGACTAATTAATGTCCCCCAAAACCCTTGAGATGGTGAATTATAATCACCCCCAGTTCATAGTAGAGGGaagggaggcacagagaggttaagtaacttgtccagggtcacacaagCTGGAAGTGGTGTGGACAGGGAAtctgaatccaggcagtctggcttcagacCCTACACTGAAATGCTACACAATGTGCCTCTCAGGATCCAGGGGTCCTTCCCTGGAGCCCATGTAACCCTGCCATTCTGAGGAGCCTCTCCACAGCTCAGGCTCAGAGTAGGCCCTCAGCTTCAGCTCTCAAGGGTGAGCTGTTCGAGAGAGGACCCAAGGCCCTAGGTCTCATCTGAGTGTGTCTTCAGCAGGCTGCCCCTCACCTGAAAGCGGAGGTTGGAAACTCCATGCTGCTGGCGGGCCACATCTTTATCCTGCTAGGGGGGATCTACCTCCTCGTGAGCCAGGTGAGtgcccctccccttctcctaCCAAGAAGCAAACCTAGAATTCTGCTTCAGGGGGCTTAGAGAAAGTTAGCTGCATCCCCTCACTGACAATACCCAGTCCCACCCAGAGCAACCAGCCTCACCGAAGCTGAGGGCCAGAGGTTCTGGCCTTGCCTTCTGAGTCCCCTGGAACCCCTCTGCTGTGCTTTTGGGGTTCCTTGGGGTAGCAGATAGCTTCTCTGATTCCTTGGCAGTACAGGCTCTGCTCCCTCaggaatggagctggaagcccctgcccccagccaggCCCCTTGGCTGGGAAGTTCCCCTCTTGGGGAGCACAGAGACCAGAGGTAGGTGGGGTTCAGGCTATTTATCCCAGTAGGGCCTCTTCAGTGGGAAATGCTGTAAGCCTGCAGGACACAGGCTGGACACCAAGACATTGGGACCTCCGCAGAGTGGGCAGAACTTGGGCACCAAACCCAGGTTGGTTGGGGTATGGGTGCTCCCTGTGAGgccagggagaagggaagggagaggcacTCTTCCCCTTCCTGCATGCAGTGCACAGGCTCTTCATCTGCACCCCCCGGCCTTGCCTAGGTGGCTGCTTTTCTGGAAAGAAAGTCCCAAGCGATCTCAGCTATCAGAAGTATTCATGAGTCCCCCACAACCAAAGCTGCTGACTTAGCCCTAGCCCGGGTGGCAGGCTCCCGCTCAGCCAGGCCAGCAGGGGGCATGCGGGAGAGCAGGTTTCACAGCCCTCTGTCCTCCCTTCCTCCGCAGCTGTGGTACTTCTGGCGGCGCCACCTGTTCATCTGGATCTCGTTCATAGACAGCTACTTTGAAATCCTCTTGTACGTGGGTTCTCACTCCTCCTTCCCTCAACTGTCTCTGAGGTCTGGAAGGGCAGAAGGTTGTGGCAGAAGGCACCAGGTTGGCTTTAGAGGCGAAGACATGGGGCCCAGGAAGTCGGGACCTGGGTACAGGCCAGTCCCAGGAGTCTGGGCTGCCGTCCAGCCTGGGGCCCCTTGTGCTCCCATCACTGTAGATAGTGACATTTACTAGGCCTCGGCACACACCTGTTTCACTTAGTCCTTGAAAACACTCTATGAGTCAGGCATCattattattatgcccattttacagtgggagggaactgaggcccacagaggttAAATGTCTTGCCTAAGACGGAGGTCAGGACCTTGGTCAGCATAGGGCAGTGGGG
This region includes:
- the TRPV2 gene encoding transient receptor potential cation channel subfamily V member 2, with the translated sequence MTSPSSSSVFRLETLDGGQEDGSEVDSRKPDFGSGLPPMESLFQGEDRKFAPQIKVNLNYQKGTGVSQPDPNRFDRDRLFNAVSRGVPEDLAGLPEYLSKTSKYLTDSEYTEGSTGKTCLMKAVLNLKDGVNACILPLLQIDRDSGNPQPLVNAQCTDDYYRGHSALHIAIEKRSLQCVKLLVENGANVHARACGRFFQKGQGTCFYFGELPLSLAACTKQWDVVSYLLENPHQPASLQATDSQGNTVLHALVMISDNSAENVALVTSMYDGLLQAGARLCPTVQLEDIRNLQDLTPLKLAAKEGKIEIFRHILQREFSGLSHLSRKFTEWCYGPVRVSLYDLASVDSCEENSVLEIIAFHCKSPHRHRMVVLEPLNKLLQAKWDLLIPRFFLNFLCNLIYMFIFTAVAYNQPTPKKQAAPHLKAEVGNSMLLAGHIFILLGGIYLLVSQLWYFWRRHLFIWISFIDSYFEILFLFQALLTVVSQVLFFLAIEWYLPLLVSALVLGWLNLLYYTRGFQHTGIYSVMIQKVILRDLLRFLLIYLVFLFGFAVALVSLSQEAWRPEAPTGPNATELVQPAEGQEDEGNGVQYRGILEACLELFKFTIGMGELAFQEQLHFRGMVLLLLLAYVLLTYILLLNMLIALMSETVNSVATDSWSIWKLQKAISVLEMENGYWWCRKKQRAGVMLTVGTKPDGSPDERWCFRVEEVNWASWEQTLPTLCEDPSGAVVPRTLENPVLASPPKEDEDGASEENDVPSKLLQSN